A stretch of the Papaver somniferum cultivar HN1 chromosome 6, ASM357369v1, whole genome shotgun sequence genome encodes the following:
- the LOC113291713 gene encoding NAC domain-containing protein 76-like, translating into MIHDQAAGGGSNGGQGQSATAGGGRGLQHHHEHQQPAAMAVVPPGFRFHPTDEELLYYYLRKKVAYQVIDLDVIRDVDLNRLEPWDLKDKCRIGSGPQNEWYFFSHKDKKYPTGTRTNRATNAGFWKATGRDKAIHHLNNSKPIGMRKTLVFYTGRAPHGQKTDWIMHEYRLIDDNHNSSASSSLNDKDDHYDHGHHQVQQEEGWVVCRVFKKKTHQRGFQSELGADADDDHQQAHSHYKNHMININGPPTAGVGGTPVHSYHQYQMMSAEPKSNNHNFHHPYQDFSTTTLLDGSMNLPQLLSQESSSAVSVPPTTFLHQPAVSLNNLDIECSQNLMKLTAQSGIVAGATVTTGLTNTIPNHHHHHHTRQQEEDHGNNNGGRYTGNSNSDWSFLDKLLSSSSSSTNHYHHSVDQLNLSQTANSFQMKFPFHQYLGVGETDVIKFSK; encoded by the exons ATGATCCACGATCAAGCAGCAGGAGGTGGCAGTAATGGAGGCCAAGGTCAATCAGCAACGGCAGGTGGAGGACGAGGACTACAGCATCATCATGAGCATCAACAGCCGGCGGCAATGGCAGTAGTACCCCCTGGATTCAGATTTCATCCAACAGATGAGGAACTTCTCTATTATTATTTAAGAAAGAAGGTGGCTTATCAAGTCATTGATCTCGACGTTATCCGTGACGTTGATCTCAACAGACTCGAACCATGGGACCTTAAAG ATAAGTGTAGGATTGGATCAGGGCCTCAGAATGAATGGTATTTCTTCAGCCACAAAGACAAGAAATACCCAACTGGAACACGAACTAATCGCGCCACAAATGCTGGGTTCTGGAAAGCAACTGGCAGAGATAAGGCTATTCATCACCTCAACAACTCTAAGCCAATAGGCAtgagaaaaaccctagttttttacaCTGGACGAGCCCCTCACGGACAAAAAACCGACTGGATTATGCATGAATATCGCCTTATCGATGATAACCATAATTCATCAGCATCTTCTTCACTCAATGATAAGGATGATCATTACGATCATGGTCATCATCAAGTTCAGCAGGAAGAGGGGTGGGTTGTTTGTCGGGTATTCAAAAAAAAGACTCATCAAAGAGGTTTCCAATCTGAACTAGGAGCTGATGCTGACGATGATCATCAGCAAGCTCATTCACACTACAAAAACCACATGATCAATATTAACGGACCGCCGACTGCTGGCGTCGGTGGGACGCCAGTTCATAGTTATCACCAATATCAAATGATGTCAGCTGAGCCGAAAAGTAATAATCATAATTTCCATCACCCATATCAAGATTTTAGCACGACAACCTTATTGGATGGCTCTATGAACCTCCCACAGTTGCTTAGCCAAGAATCATCGTCAGCTGTTAGCGTTCCACCTACAACATTTCTACACCAACCAGCTGTTTCACTGAACAACCTCGACATCGAGTGCTCTCAAAACCTAATGAAATTAACAGCTCAAAGCGGTATTGTCGCTGGCGCCACCGTCACCACGGGACTCACAAATACTATACCtaaccatcatcaccatcaccatacacggcaacaagaagaagatcatGGCAACAACAATGGCGGCCGGTACACTGGTAATAGTAATAGCGATTGGTCTTTTTTGGAcaaacttctttcttcttcatcttcttctacaaATCATTATCATCATAGCGTGGATCAGTTAAATCTTAGCCAAACTGCTAATTCCTTTCAGATGAAATTCCCATTTCATCAATACCTTGGTGTTGGTGAAACAGATGTTATTAAGTTTTCCAAGTAA